In uncultured Desulfobacter sp., one DNA window encodes the following:
- a CDS encoding MBL fold metallo-hydrolase, with product MEMDRRQVLKLATIGGPAYLLFNSLIQPSASAAAIEKDSTQPAMGQTGAALKKISDSVYSYVGIPEGTPGHAFSANAGIVVGKDAVLVVDTLTSAREAEQFLADIRTITDKPIRYVVNTHYHLDHALGNCVFTDIGATVIGHARCRESIIKNKDNMLKNPTMFGLPEDFWAGTKVKVPYVSFESEMVIDLGDVTVKLIYNDVASHTAGSIVVAVQEQKVLFAGDILFTDFHPYLGEGDLPGWAQTLDTIHAMDVDHIIPGHGPLSKKKDLEEMKSYLSFFDKQATKLSAGGNDAEKIAEALLKTLPKRSGGRFIVGYNLKTRYLKKP from the coding sequence ATGGAAATGGATAGACGACAGGTTTTGAAATTGGCAACCATTGGAGGACCTGCGTACCTGCTGTTTAATTCACTGATTCAACCCAGTGCGTCAGCGGCTGCTATTGAAAAAGACTCAACTCAACCTGCAATGGGCCAAACGGGCGCGGCGCTAAAAAAAATCAGCGATTCCGTCTATTCCTATGTAGGTATCCCTGAAGGAACACCGGGGCATGCATTTTCAGCAAATGCCGGAATTGTAGTCGGGAAAGACGCTGTGCTGGTCGTTGACACACTGACATCAGCCCGGGAAGCAGAGCAGTTTTTAGCGGATATTCGTACCATTACCGATAAACCCATCAGGTATGTGGTCAATACGCATTATCACCTGGATCATGCGCTGGGAAATTGTGTTTTCACCGACATCGGGGCAACGGTGATTGGACATGCCAGGTGTCGGGAGTCCATTATCAAAAACAAAGACAACATGCTTAAAAATCCGACGATGTTCGGCCTGCCGGAGGATTTTTGGGCCGGTACAAAGGTTAAAGTGCCTTATGTCTCATTTGAAAGTGAAATGGTCATTGACCTTGGGGACGTTACGGTGAAATTGATTTATAACGATGTTGCATCCCATACGGCAGGTTCGATTGTCGTTGCCGTTCAGGAACAAAAGGTCCTTTTTGCCGGAGATATCCTGTTTACCGATTTTCATCCCTACCTTGGCGAAGGAGATCTGCCTGGCTGGGCACAGACACTTGATACGATTCATGCGATGGATGTGGATCACATTATTCCGGGGCATGGACCGCTGTCGAAAAAAAAGGACCTTGAAGAGATGAAATCATACCTCTCCTTTTTCGATAAACAGGCAACCAAATTGTCCGCCGGCGGGAATGATGCCGAAAAAATTGCCGAGGCACTGTTAAAAACGCTGCCCAAAAGATCAGGCGGCCGCTTTATCGTCGGATATAACCTTAAAACCCGTTACTTGAAAAAGCCTTAA
- a CDS encoding AraC family transcriptional regulator: MMSIYIYMQEITDGSFCWEHGQLQSLKVSPRYGLGNLAEVRSFKNGVSIVFQDFSIFGDKKIRLTNEEDKRPPLIGFTTCLSGVRHIFYDSPRIPMGDGLSAIEFDGHKESALFMEVTPNTPIRILTVCVDTVAFEALTGKRSKDLVESLDLLDRKTDKQSNPKQAQYIDFSQRTCAYQAFTSFRNNPDDTLFLEAKALELVALQLNQLALLTGKAPRPRAGDHHMEKIIHAGEILKQEMAEPPGARDLAYRVGLNHNQLVHGFREVFGTGPFEYLRAIRLQKARTLIAGHECNVTQAAAGVGYSSLSHFSKAFKETFGINPKAFAKKGKGARRNFPDLLTEE; this comes from the coding sequence ATGATGTCAATTTATATTTATATGCAGGAGATAACAGACGGTTCCTTTTGCTGGGAACATGGGCAACTTCAGTCTCTTAAAGTCAGTCCCAGGTACGGCCTGGGCAACCTGGCCGAGGTAAGATCCTTTAAAAACGGGGTCTCCATAGTATTTCAGGATTTTTCCATATTTGGGGACAAAAAAATCCGGTTAACAAATGAAGAAGATAAAAGACCCCCTCTGATAGGATTTACCACCTGTCTTTCAGGCGTCAGGCATATTTTTTATGACAGCCCCAGGATTCCCATGGGAGACGGGCTTTCTGCCATAGAGTTTGACGGGCACAAAGAATCCGCTCTTTTCATGGAAGTGACGCCCAACACACCCATCCGGATACTGACGGTATGTGTCGATACGGTTGCATTTGAAGCGTTAACAGGAAAGCGCAGCAAAGACCTGGTGGAATCCTTGGACCTTCTTGACAGAAAGACAGATAAGCAAAGCAACCCCAAACAAGCCCAATACATTGATTTTTCACAAAGAACTTGCGCATATCAGGCGTTTACCTCGTTTAGGAATAATCCGGATGACACCCTGTTTCTGGAGGCCAAGGCACTGGAACTGGTTGCGTTGCAACTCAATCAGCTGGCGCTTTTAACAGGCAAAGCACCCCGGCCCCGGGCGGGTGATCATCATATGGAGAAGATTATCCATGCCGGTGAAATTTTAAAACAAGAGATGGCTGAGCCGCCCGGCGCCCGCGACCTTGCTTATAGGGTGGGCCTTAACCACAACCAGCTGGTTCACGGATTCAGGGAAGTGTTTGGCACCGGTCCATTCGAATACCTGCGTGCCATCCGCCTTCAAAAAGCACGAACCCTGATTGCCGGCCATGAATGCAATGTAACACAGGCGGCTGCCGGCGTAGGCTACTCAAGTCTCAGTCATTTCAGCAAAGCCTTTAAGGAAACCTTTGGTATAAATCCCAAGGCATTTGCAAAGAAAGGCAAGGGTGCCCGAAGAAACTTCCCGGATCTGCTCACGGAGGAATAA
- a CDS encoding TonB-dependent receptor — protein sequence MKKSLHKGLHIIMILALAMLLVPEAFCESQKDETQKTESLETITVTARKAEESAKDVPFSLTVIGGTELENRRLKSFEDALRQTPGVEIVTYGALNTDIIRIRGVGSLYQIGQDDTSVLINLDGVPQSLGMATMSVMDIERVEVMKGPQGTLMGRNSEAGAVNIITKKPTRHAQGYIKGEYGTENSFDLEAAASGPMTETLSVRLAAKYAGYDNQVEYYSTGEPISEPRDAAVRGVLLWEPTDKTEATLTLGYEEKNDRTEAMLLAPYDDEQIIDMPEGSLEANRDSQRATLNVTHELSNMIFTSVTGYTQMDSTEDRLLYDKFLANALLGMDVTEGDKTLREQSASTFYQELRVSSRPKDEVFWVTGVNVYHSDRDLTHSYDNEHAINYMAMNGIIDSNFKTTDYAIFGEITYPVTSRLKLTGGLRYTWDKKEYESDWTPADTNPYAAYYGPASDSDERDSSFITGRASVSYAVTDNANTYFTYARGYKAQAYQDFATGYIYTGEHDDLVVDAAKINSYELGMKLETANKKAGVNLALFFNDIKDDHVTYLDLTTMSNMVDNNDTETKGIELEGFWKPGNGFAVTLGGGYTDARITGVPATSVDVREGNDVPCAPNWNATASIFYTLALPPFWGIMSPSFYTSVTNRYVGERKGDAANSFEFDAYNKLDLRLGIMSEHLEVYLWADNLLDEIYDLYGHNLGTSVIDGSDVIIGGASRGCVLGVGIAYYF from the coding sequence ATGAAAAAATCTCTACATAAGGGATTGCATATTATAATGATCCTTGCATTGGCAATGCTGCTTGTCCCGGAAGCGTTCTGTGAATCCCAAAAAGATGAAACACAGAAGACCGAATCACTGGAAACCATAACCGTTACGGCGAGAAAAGCTGAGGAGTCCGCAAAGGACGTGCCTTTCAGTCTGACGGTGATCGGCGGCACTGAACTGGAAAACAGACGGTTGAAAAGTTTCGAGGATGCGCTCAGGCAGACACCGGGCGTTGAGATTGTCACTTACGGCGCCTTGAACACGGATATCATTCGTATCAGAGGTGTTGGCTCGCTTTATCAGATCGGCCAGGATGACACCTCGGTGTTGATCAATCTGGACGGGGTCCCCCAGTCCCTGGGCATGGCAACCATGTCTGTCATGGATATAGAACGTGTAGAGGTCATGAAAGGGCCCCAGGGGACCCTGATGGGGAGAAACAGCGAGGCCGGTGCCGTCAACATCATTACCAAAAAGCCGACCAGGCATGCACAAGGTTATATCAAAGGTGAATACGGAACGGAAAACAGCTTTGACCTGGAGGCGGCGGCAAGCGGCCCAATGACCGAAACGCTGAGCGTACGTCTTGCCGCTAAATACGCGGGTTACGACAATCAGGTCGAATATTACAGCACAGGAGAACCGATCAGCGAGCCCAGGGACGCCGCTGTGAGAGGTGTCTTGCTTTGGGAACCCACGGACAAAACCGAGGCGACCTTGACACTGGGATATGAAGAAAAAAATGACAGGACCGAGGCAATGCTGCTTGCACCTTATGACGATGAGCAGATAATTGACATGCCGGAGGGCAGCCTTGAAGCAAACAGGGACAGTCAGCGGGCCACATTGAATGTCACTCACGAATTGAGCAATATGATATTCACCTCGGTGACAGGTTATACCCAAATGGACAGTACCGAAGATCGTCTCCTGTATGACAAATTCCTTGCCAATGCCCTTCTGGGAATGGATGTTACCGAAGGTGACAAGACCTTGCGGGAACAGAGCGCAAGCACCTTTTATCAGGAACTTCGTGTGTCCTCCAGGCCGAAAGATGAGGTTTTCTGGGTGACCGGGGTCAATGTTTACCACTCCGACAGGGACCTGACCCACAGCTATGACAATGAGCATGCTATAAATTACATGGCAATGAATGGAATCATTGACTCCAACTTTAAAACCACGGATTACGCGATCTTCGGCGAAATCACCTATCCTGTGACCAGCCGGCTCAAACTGACCGGTGGTCTTCGCTATACCTGGGACAAAAAGGAATACGAATCCGACTGGACACCGGCAGACACCAATCCTTACGCTGCCTATTACGGCCCGGCCTCTGATTCAGACGAGAGGGATTCCTCTTTTATCACTGGCCGTGCCTCTGTCAGCTATGCCGTCACTGACAATGCAAATACCTATTTTACCTATGCCAGGGGGTATAAGGCACAAGCTTACCAGGATTTTGCAACAGGTTACATATATACCGGGGAGCATGATGATCTGGTCGTAGATGCAGCAAAGATAAACAGTTATGAACTGGGCATGAAGCTGGAAACAGCAAATAAAAAAGCCGGCGTCAATCTGGCACTGTTTTTCAATGACATCAAGGATGACCATGTAACCTATCTTGATCTGACCACTATGTCCAACATGGTCGACAACAACGATACCGAAACCAAAGGGATAGAACTCGAAGGGTTCTGGAAACCGGGAAACGGGTTTGCCGTCACACTGGGCGGCGGTTATACGGATGCCCGGATCACGGGCGTTCCCGCAACCTCCGTGGATGTCAGGGAGGGAAACGATGTACCTTGCGCGCCCAATTGGAATGCAACGGCTTCCATTTTTTACACCCTTGCCTTGCCGCCCTTCTGGGGAATAATGTCGCCTTCGTTCTATACATCCGTCACCAACCGGTATGTGGGTGAAAGAAAGGGCGACGCGGCCAACAGTTTCGAGTTCGATGCCTACAACAAGCTGGATTTGCGCCTGGGCATCATGAGCGAGCATCTGGAAGTTTACCTTTGGGCAGACAATCTTCTGGATGAAATATATGACCTGTATGGACACAATCTGGGCACATCGGTCATCGACGGCAGCGATGTCATCATCGGCGGCGCTTCCAGGGGGTGTGTGCTGGGCGTAGGCATTGCTTATTATTTCTAA
- a CDS encoding class I SAM-dependent methyltransferase, producing the protein MPKGVKTKVDMGGVSETLLLTVYFRAKESARNDGIITDTFAQDWVGKMIYNFEKFDKDRLSVVGVAVRTEILDEIVSRFLKENPEGVIVNIGAGLCTRFQRLDNGSVTWFELDVPQALDLRKKFVSACPPRYRYIEKSVFDYTWLDEVAGVAGEKNGNVLIVAEGVLMYFEENQIKELFGLIKARFPKAEVVTDTMPKFSTKVSIKHHKSVSQTNARFKWGVGKISELYDWNLGIDMIKEYSHFNRHTKRWGLVGLLRFTPLGKRWARLIHFRFKHGKPEKNS; encoded by the coding sequence ATGCCAAAAGGCGTTAAGACAAAAGTCGATATGGGGGGTGTTTCAGAAACACTCTTGCTTACCGTTTATTTCCGGGCCAAGGAGAGCGCCCGCAATGACGGTATCATAACCGATACATTCGCCCAGGACTGGGTCGGCAAAATGATCTACAATTTCGAGAAATTCGACAAGGACCGCCTGTCCGTTGTGGGTGTCGCGGTCCGTACCGAAATTCTTGACGAGATCGTATCCCGGTTTCTCAAAGAGAATCCGGAAGGGGTAATTGTTAACATAGGCGCCGGGCTGTGCACCCGGTTCCAGCGTCTGGATAACGGTTCGGTCACCTGGTTTGAGCTGGATGTCCCGCAAGCGCTTGACTTGCGGAAAAAATTCGTCTCTGCCTGTCCACCGCGTTACAGGTATATCGAAAAATCAGTCTTTGATTACACCTGGCTGGATGAGGTTGCCGGTGTCGCGGGTGAAAAAAACGGCAATGTGCTTATTGTTGCCGAAGGGGTACTGATGTACTTTGAGGAAAATCAGATCAAAGAGCTGTTCGGGCTAATCAAGGCCCGCTTTCCCAAAGCTGAAGTCGTTACCGATACCATGCCGAAATTTTCGACAAAGGTTTCTATAAAACATCACAAATCAGTCTCCCAGACAAATGCAAGGTTTAAGTGGGGGGTGGGGAAGATCAGCGAACTGTATGATTGGAATCTGGGTATTGACATGATTAAAGAGTACTCGCATTTCAATCGCCATACCAAACGCTGGGGCTTGGTCGGCTTGTTGCGGTTTACCCCCCTGGGCAAACGGTGGGCAAGGCTTATTCACTTCCGGTTCAAGCACGGCAAGCCTGAAAAAAATAGTTAA